In Halobaculum magnesiiphilum, the following proteins share a genomic window:
- a CDS encoding acetolactate synthase large subunit: MSRRVSDLVVDSLAAEGVEYVFGLPGEELEDLLFSLRDSDVQFVPVRHEQGAAFMADVHGRLTGDAGVCLATLGPGATNLITGVADAHLDKAPLVAITGQGSRERLNKESHQKLDVVHAFEPVVKWNAQLSDPQGVAESVRKAFKVAEYEKPGATHLELPEDVATEPTEDEPLPVRPRVARPAPNDDALAAAAGAIADADRPLVLAGNGAVRADAASALAAFVESTGIPVVSTYMGKGALSDRNERSLMTLDSGPEREAGGAVAAADCVLAVGYDIAEHDPAGWNPDRDKTVVHLDSEPAEVYAHYNPAVEVVADPSTGLDRLAAAVDRRWDAWCVDAHERVYDHATARPDPGDPVTVGGVLPLLRAAMADADVLISDVGSHKMAIARRFPVYEPGRCVISNGLASMGIAVPGGVAADLAVDANVVVATGDGGFLMNAAELETAKRLDCSFTTVVFRDDDYGLISEKQAEHRGESFGTELGNPDLVAFAESFGVDARRAASVEAVEAAFAETVDGDDLSLIDVPIAR; the protein is encoded by the coding sequence GTGAGCCGGCGCGTCTCCGACCTCGTCGTCGACAGCCTCGCCGCCGAGGGCGTCGAGTACGTGTTCGGCCTGCCGGGCGAGGAGCTGGAGGACCTCCTCTTCTCGCTGCGCGACAGCGACGTGCAGTTCGTCCCCGTGCGCCACGAGCAGGGGGCGGCGTTCATGGCCGACGTTCACGGCCGGCTCACCGGCGACGCGGGCGTCTGTCTCGCGACGCTCGGGCCGGGCGCGACGAACCTGATCACCGGCGTCGCCGACGCCCACCTCGACAAGGCCCCGCTGGTCGCGATCACGGGGCAGGGGAGTCGCGAGCGCCTCAACAAGGAGAGCCACCAGAAGCTCGACGTCGTCCACGCGTTCGAACCGGTGGTGAAGTGGAACGCCCAGCTGTCTGACCCGCAGGGCGTCGCCGAGTCGGTGCGCAAGGCGTTCAAGGTCGCCGAGTACGAGAAGCCCGGCGCGACCCACCTCGAACTCCCCGAGGACGTCGCCACCGAGCCGACCGAGGACGAGCCGCTGCCGGTGCGGCCGCGGGTCGCCCGTCCCGCCCCGAACGACGACGCGCTCGCGGCCGCCGCCGGAGCGATCGCGGACGCCGACCGGCCGCTCGTGCTCGCGGGCAACGGCGCGGTGCGGGCCGACGCCGCGAGCGCGCTCGCCGCGTTCGTCGAGTCGACGGGGATCCCGGTCGTCTCGACGTACATGGGGAAGGGCGCGCTGTCCGACCGGAACGAGCGGTCGCTGATGACCCTCGACTCCGGGCCCGAGCGGGAGGCCGGCGGGGCGGTCGCGGCCGCCGACTGCGTGCTCGCGGTCGGCTACGACATCGCGGAACACGACCCCGCGGGCTGGAACCCGGACCGCGACAAGACGGTCGTCCACCTCGACAGCGAGCCGGCGGAGGTGTACGCCCACTACAACCCGGCGGTGGAGGTCGTCGCCGATCCCTCGACCGGACTCGATCGGCTCGCGGCGGCCGTCGACCGGCGGTGGGACGCGTGGTGCGTCGACGCCCACGAGCGGGTGTACGACCACGCGACCGCCCGCCCCGACCCCGGCGACCCGGTGACGGTCGGGGGCGTGCTCCCCCTGCTGCGTGCGGCGATGGCCGACGCGGACGTGCTGATCTCCGACGTCGGGAGCCACAAGATGGCGATCGCCCGGCGGTTCCCCGTGTACGAGCCGGGCCGGTGTGTGATCTCCAACGGCCTCGCGAGCATGGGGATCGCGGTGCCGGGGGGCGTCGCGGCCGACCTCGCGGTCGACGCGAACGTCGTCGTCGCGACCGGCGACGGCGGGTTCCTGATGAACGCCGCCGAGCTGGAGACCGCGAAGCGGCTCGACTGCTCGTTCACGACCGTCGTGTTCCGCGACGACGACTACGGCCTCATCTCCGAGAAGCAGGCCGAACACCGGGGGGAGTCGTTCGGCACCGAGTTGGGGAACCCCGACCTCGTCGCGTTCGCCGAGAGCTTCGGCGTCGACGCCCGCCGGGCCGCGTCCGTCGAGGCGGTGGAGGCGGCGTTCGCCGAGACCGTCGACGGCGACGACCTCTCGCTGATCGACGTGCCGATCGCCCGGTGA
- the purM gene encoding phosphoribosylformylglycinamidine cyclo-ligase translates to MTDDAAGDDAEEGTEELTYADAGVDIDASEAATAALVSAVGDAGAEGSDYAGLLDIGDRYLALATDGVGTKLIVAEALGDYSTVGIDCIAMNANDLVAAGVDPVAFVDYLAVDEPDETFSEQVGAGLREGAERAGVALVGGETAVMPEVIKGLDLAGTCAGLVAKDAVFEGHAEPGDALVGWASSGIHSNGLTLAREAATRDHEYTDPCPFEGYDTVGEALLEPTRIYADLLEPMRDHGVRGAAHVTGGGWTNLERLGDNRYEVTDPWPVQPVFEFVAEEGNVADEEMHRTFNMGTGFVAAVDPEEAESLAAETDGRVIGEVAEGEGVAIRGLEL, encoded by the coding sequence ATGACCGACGACGCCGCGGGGGACGACGCCGAGGAAGGGACGGAGGAACTCACCTACGCCGACGCCGGCGTCGACATCGACGCCAGCGAGGCCGCGACCGCGGCGCTCGTGTCGGCCGTCGGCGACGCCGGCGCGGAGGGGAGCGACTACGCCGGCCTGCTGGACATCGGCGACCGCTACCTCGCGCTCGCCACCGACGGGGTCGGCACGAAGCTCATCGTCGCCGAGGCGCTCGGCGACTACTCGACGGTCGGCATCGACTGCATCGCGATGAACGCCAACGACCTCGTCGCCGCCGGCGTCGACCCGGTGGCGTTCGTCGACTACCTCGCCGTCGACGAGCCCGACGAGACGTTCTCCGAGCAGGTCGGCGCCGGCCTCCGCGAGGGCGCCGAGCGCGCCGGCGTCGCCCTCGTCGGCGGCGAGACAGCGGTGATGCCCGAGGTGATCAAGGGGCTGGACCTGGCGGGCACCTGCGCCGGTCTCGTCGCGAAGGACGCCGTCTTCGAGGGCCACGCCGAGCCGGGCGACGCGCTCGTCGGCTGGGCGTCGTCGGGCATCCACTCGAACGGACTCACGCTCGCCCGCGAGGCCGCTACCCGCGACCACGAGTACACCGACCCGTGTCCCTTCGAGGGGTACGACACCGTCGGCGAGGCACTGCTAGAGCCGACGCGCATCTACGCCGACCTGCTGGAGCCGATGCGCGATCACGGCGTCCGCGGCGCCGCCCACGTCACCGGCGGCGGGTGGACCAACCTGGAGCGGCTGGGCGACAATCGCTACGAGGTCACCGACCCGTGGCCCGTCCAGCCCGTCTTCGAGTTCGTCGCCGAGGAGGGGAACGTCGCCGACGAGGAGATGCACCGCACGTTCAACATGGGAACCGGCTTCGTCGCCGCCGTCGACCCCGAGGAGGCCGAGTCGTTGGCAGCCGAGACAGACGGCCGCGTGATCGGCGAGGTCGCCGAGGGCGAGGGGGTCGCGATCCGCGGCCTGGAGTTGTAA
- a CDS encoding AMP-binding protein translates to MTEEFSLVGDLVDRERRSERPALYAAALDRTYSYFDLCNTAAKAGNVLSHVGVREGDRLVVDADHHPQAVFTFLGAALLGAVTEFASDIDPECDARAVVVPVEREGEFDLPGGSKLVAFGGDPDRPGTTHWEAEVWSENPAFPPTFHDPADPVLRGRVGDAVGDAAGDTAGDAGGDGTGDGGSDDARAYSHADLLAAAGEAVDALDLDADSRVAVRAPLSDPRAVAAGVLAPLVAGGAIALPNGDAPFDATATVVAARGGDDESVVLDVADVRL, encoded by the coding sequence ATGACCGAGGAGTTCTCGCTCGTCGGCGACCTCGTCGACCGCGAGCGCCGCAGCGAGCGCCCCGCGCTCTATGCGGCCGCGCTCGACCGGACGTACAGCTACTTCGACCTGTGCAACACCGCCGCCAAGGCCGGCAACGTCCTCAGCCACGTGGGCGTTCGCGAGGGCGACCGTCTCGTCGTCGACGCGGACCACCACCCGCAGGCGGTGTTCACCTTCCTCGGGGCCGCGCTGCTGGGCGCCGTCACGGAGTTCGCGTCCGACATCGACCCCGAGTGCGACGCCCGCGCGGTCGTCGTGCCGGTCGAACGGGAGGGCGAGTTCGACCTCCCCGGGGGATCGAAGCTCGTCGCGTTCGGCGGCGACCCCGACCGTCCGGGGACGACCCACTGGGAAGCGGAGGTGTGGAGCGAGAACCCCGCGTTCCCGCCGACGTTCCACGACCCGGCCGACCCGGTTCTCCGCGGTCGCGTCGGCGACGCGGTCGGAGACGCCGCCGGCGACACTGCCGGAGACGCCGGCGGCGACGGGACCGGAGACGGGGGCAGCGACGACGCCCGGGCGTACTCGCACGCCGACTTGCTCGCCGCCGCCGGCGAGGCGGTCGACGCGCTCGACCTCGACGCGGACTCCCGGGTCGCCGTGCGGGCCCCGCTGTCGGACCCGCGGGCGGTCGCGGCGGGCGTGCTCGCGCCGCTGGTCGCGGGCGGGGCGATCGCCCTCCCGAACGGGGACGCCCCGTTCGACGCGACGGCTACGGTCGTCGCGGCCCGCGGGGGCGACGACGAGTCTGTCGTCCTCGACGTGGCGGACGTGCGACTGTGA
- a CDS encoding SDR family oxidoreductase, translating to MADSDTRERLEPRPVTEETVLTVDDDHFVPESVCLVTGGASGIGRAIALAMAANGLTAVATDVDEDGLAETSDMAADMDARGGVKTVVGDLTDDGDIERIVETASGHGDLRYLANVAGMQHIDAIEDFPMEQYDRMHDVMLRAPLHLAKLTLPHVRATDDGVGAVGNMASVHGHYVTADKVGYNVSKFGLRGLTQSIAAEGDGDLRSFSVSTGYVKTPLVTGQIPDTAEQRGLTVDEVIDDVMLGQSRVKEMMDPVDVANLFVFGFSKHARHLNGGDLPFDGGMTLTYE from the coding sequence ATGGCTGACTCCGACACGCGGGAGCGACTCGAACCTCGTCCGGTGACCGAGGAGACGGTGTTGACCGTCGACGACGACCACTTCGTACCGGAGTCGGTGTGTCTGGTCACCGGCGGCGCCTCCGGCATCGGACGCGCGATCGCCCTCGCGATGGCGGCGAACGGCCTCACCGCCGTGGCGACCGACGTCGACGAGGACGGGCTCGCGGAAACGTCCGACATGGCCGCCGACATGGACGCGCGGGGGGGCGTCAAGACGGTCGTCGGCGACCTGACCGACGACGGCGACATCGAGCGGATCGTCGAGACGGCCTCGGGACACGGCGACCTCCGCTACCTCGCGAACGTCGCCGGCATGCAGCACATCGACGCCATCGAGGACTTCCCAATGGAGCAGTACGACCGCATGCACGACGTGATGCTCCGGGCCCCGCTGCATCTCGCGAAGCTCACCCTCCCGCACGTCCGGGCCACCGACGACGGCGTCGGCGCGGTCGGGAACATGGCGTCCGTCCACGGCCACTACGTCACCGCCGACAAGGTCGGCTACAACGTCTCGAAGTTCGGGCTGCGCGGGCTCACCCAGTCGATCGCCGCGGAGGGGGACGGCGACCTTCGGTCGTTCTCGGTCAGCACCGGCTACGTGAAGACGCCGCTCGTCACCGGACAGATCCCCGACACCGCAGAGCAACGCGGTCTGACGGTCGACGAGGTGATCGACGACGTGATGCTCGGTCAGTCGCGCGTCAAGGAGATGATGGACCCGGTCGACGTGGCGAACCTGTTCGTCTTCGGCTTCTCGAAGCACGCCCGCCACCTGAACGGCGGCGACCTGCCGTTCGACGGCGGAATGACGCTCACCTACGAGTGA
- a CDS encoding IS6 family transposase yields the protein MTEFDRLSGDIEWIDLEFVERERTPEQIIEVGIQLHLAGLSLSNTKQYLERLGVERSRTAIHNWVQKADLQPAGDGAPNQIAVDETVIRINNERHWLYAAVDPETNEFLHVRLFQTRTTQLTVLFLRELREKQQIEQTTFLVDGAHYLKAALERLGLRFQISRHGNRNAVERVFREVKRRTSSFSNTFSNVEPPTAESWLQAFAVWWNRC from the coding sequence ATGACCGAATTCGACCGCCTCAGCGGAGATATCGAGTGGATCGACTTGGAGTTTGTGGAGCGAGAGCGGACACCCGAGCAGATCATTGAAGTCGGTATTCAACTCCATCTCGCGGGTCTATCACTTTCGAATACCAAACAGTATCTTGAGAGGTTGGGTGTCGAACGGAGTCGTACCGCGATTCATAACTGGGTACAGAAGGCAGATCTACAGCCGGCTGGCGACGGAGCTCCGAATCAGATCGCAGTCGACGAGACAGTGATTCGGATCAACAACGAACGACACTGGCTGTACGCTGCCGTCGATCCCGAAACGAACGAATTCCTCCATGTTAGGCTGTTTCAGACGAGAACCACGCAACTCACCGTGCTGTTCCTTCGTGAACTCCGCGAGAAACAGCAGATCGAGCAAACGACTTTTCTCGTCGATGGAGCGCACTATCTCAAAGCCGCGCTGGAGCGGCTCGGACTCCGATTTCAAATATCTCGCCACGGAAATCGGAATGCTGTCGAACGTGTCTTTCGTGAGGTAAAACGCAGAACCTCTTCGTTTTCAAATACGTTCAGCAACGTGGAGCCACCGACGGCAGAATCGTGGCTCCAAGCCTTCGCCGTCTGGTGGAATCGATGCTAA
- a CDS encoding helix-turn-helix domain-containing protein gives MISLQMDMVQYDCPYIDTTVEHDVSFSAKQWDFNTARELLETRIMVRGADRGALDNALTTLGTHDNMRGYDLIKREGEVALIRSRIGQTDAMRVIRDRDGYITGPFEIADGSETWHVGFDRQSTADGALSALSRNNDFSVESRDSMDLEEYSDLMRNVGAATTLLNACRDLSAVERETLRTAVSDGYFTTPRDATLSTLAEEFDVSKMAVSKNLRRGQRKLLGRVTEAMDDLDAEDA, from the coding sequence ATGATATCACTGCAGATGGACATGGTCCAGTACGACTGTCCGTACATCGACACGACCGTCGAGCACGACGTGTCCTTCTCCGCCAAGCAGTGGGACTTCAACACCGCCAGGGAGCTGTTGGAAACCAGGATCATGGTGAGAGGGGCCGACCGGGGGGCGCTCGATAACGCGCTCACGACCCTCGGAACGCACGACAACATGCGCGGCTACGACCTGATCAAGCGGGAGGGGGAGGTGGCGCTGATCCGCTCGCGGATCGGACAGACCGACGCGATGCGGGTGATCCGGGACCGGGACGGCTACATCACCGGGCCGTTCGAGATCGCCGACGGCAGCGAGACGTGGCACGTCGGCTTCGACCGCCAGTCGACGGCCGACGGGGCGCTCTCGGCGCTGTCGAGGAACAACGACTTCTCCGTCGAGTCGCGCGACTCGATGGACCTGGAGGAGTACTCCGACCTCATGCGGAACGTCGGGGCCGCGACGACACTGCTGAACGCGTGTCGGGACCTATCGGCCGTCGAACGGGAGACGCTTCGGACGGCCGTCTCGGACGGCTACTTTACGACCCCGAGGGACGCGACGCTGTCGACGCTCGCCGAGGAGTTCGACGTCTCGAAGATGGCCGTCTCGAAGAACCTCCGTCGCGGCCAACGGAAGCTCCTCGGGCGGGTGACGGAGGCCATGGACGACCTCGACGCCGAGGACGCGTGA
- a CDS encoding ABC transporter ATP-binding protein produces the protein MSDDDAEPLLSVEGLEAAVEGFPVTEGVSLEVDRGEAIGLVGRNGAGKTTTFRGIMGLTEVLSGSVRFRGEELTEIRPELVPKRGIGYQPEDRKLFSGMSVDENFRLPIWSAGDARGIDDEDAVVEEVYDLLDELDDRRDAKVENLSGGQAKMVAIGRALALRPDLLILDEPLEGLAPVVVEKLKGYIRDINDRGIAVLIAESNATHVPEIVDELAVIERGEIVASGEPGAIVGDEELTKLMQGSGRE, from the coding sequence ATGAGCGACGACGACGCCGAGCCGCTCCTCTCGGTGGAGGGACTTGAGGCCGCAGTCGAGGGGTTCCCGGTGACCGAGGGCGTCTCTCTCGAGGTCGACCGCGGCGAAGCGATCGGGCTCGTCGGCCGCAACGGCGCCGGCAAGACGACGACCTTCCGTGGGATCATGGGACTGACCGAGGTGCTATCCGGTTCCGTTCGGTTCCGCGGCGAAGAGTTGACGGAGATCCGGCCGGAACTCGTCCCGAAGCGCGGGATCGGCTATCAGCCCGAGGACCGGAAGCTGTTCTCCGGGATGTCCGTCGACGAGAACTTCCGGCTCCCGATCTGGTCGGCCGGCGACGCACGCGGCATCGACGACGAGGACGCCGTCGTCGAGGAGGTGTACGACCTGCTCGACGAGCTCGACGACAGGCGCGATGCGAAGGTCGAGAACCTCAGCGGCGGCCAGGCGAAGATGGTCGCGATCGGGCGGGCGCTCGCGCTCCGCCCCGACCTGCTCATCCTCGACGAGCCCCTGGAGGGACTGGCCCCGGTCGTCGTCGAGAAGCTGAAGGGGTACATCAGAGACATCAACGACCGCGGGATCGCGGTGTTGATCGCGGAGTCGAACGCGACGCACGTCCCCGAGATCGTCGACGAACTCGCGGTCATCGAACGCGGCGAGATCGTCGCCAGCGGCGAGCCGGGAGCGATCGTCGGAGACGAGGAGCTGACGAAGCTGATGCAGGGCAGCGGCCGCGAGTAA
- a CDS encoding ABC transporter ATP-binding protein yields the protein MLEARNLTKRFGKLVATDDVTVEFGREDGEMVFIVGPNGAGKTTLVNLLTGLLSPDSGSVVLDGTDIGGLRPDERVHEGLVRSFQVVHVFEEMTVRENLRTAVLSERGKTRSAFSFSDEHEEVESAVDDLLDRFRLRDREHEVAETLPHGDRKLLDVAMSFGLDPKYLLLDEPTAGVSAEETEHVIETIVEVGEAEGVTTVAIEHDMDIVSAYADRVIALHRGGVLGEGGPSILETDDRLRRVLLGVEE from the coding sequence ATGCTCGAAGCACGCAACCTAACCAAACGATTCGGAAAGCTGGTCGCGACGGACGACGTCACCGTGGAGTTCGGCCGCGAGGACGGCGAGATGGTGTTCATCGTCGGCCCGAACGGCGCTGGGAAGACGACGCTGGTGAACCTCCTGACGGGGCTGCTCTCCCCGGACTCGGGCAGCGTCGTCCTCGACGGAACCGACATCGGCGGACTCCGGCCCGACGAGCGGGTCCACGAGGGGCTCGTCCGGAGCTTCCAGGTCGTCCACGTCTTCGAGGAGATGACCGTCCGCGAGAACCTCCGGACGGCGGTGCTCTCGGAACGGGGCAAGACCCGGAGCGCGTTCAGTTTCAGCGACGAACACGAGGAGGTCGAGTCCGCGGTCGACGACCTGCTCGACCGCTTCAGGCTTCGGGACCGCGAGCACGAGGTCGCCGAGACGCTCCCGCACGGGGACCGGAAGCTGCTCGACGTCGCGATGTCGTTCGGGCTCGATCCGAAGTACCTGCTCCTCGACGAGCCGACCGCGGGGGTCTCCGCCGAGGAGACCGAACACGTCATCGAGACGATCGTCGAGGTCGGCGAGGCCGAGGGGGTCACGACCGTCGCGATCGAACACGACATGGACATCGTCAGCGCGTACGCCGACCGCGTGATCGCGCTCCACCGAGGCGGCGTCCTCGGCGAGGGAGGCCCCTCGATCCTGGAGACCGATGACCGGCTCCGGCGGGTACTGTTGGGGGTGGAGGAATGA
- a CDS encoding branched-chain amino acid ABC transporter permease, whose amino-acid sequence MSDDGTAADGGSASREGRLPGIVTRDGDRYVRVTRGLELPPRRAALGLLGVILFVAVPDLATLSPLLQLQVVHQGALFGLAAVGLNLLLRHTRLVSFGHAAFFGTGAYAAAILATHFDVTSMLLLLAGATLFGTLMAGVVGYLSLRHTGLYFSLLTLAFGQLLYAVVIGQGYFGSSDGLSVRPGEANQALLFGVEFGSEAYSVIVYYLTVLVVVVGLLVMWRVINSPFGNALDAIGQNRTRARFIGIPVRRYVFAAFVLSGVYGGLAGGMYGLVQQHVRPESTLYFLRSGDILFMAILGGFQTLVGPLVGGIVLVFLQDVGRDVTSYFDALTGVVLVALVFGFPRGIVGSLKRGSPFRERLGRLAADPSLAGTWLRGAGDAAVAAAYRAGENLRILLFGVN is encoded by the coding sequence GTGAGCGACGACGGAACCGCTGCGGACGGCGGGTCAGCGTCCCGCGAGGGACGGCTCCCCGGGATCGTCACCCGCGACGGGGATCGGTACGTCCGCGTCACGCGCGGGCTGGAGCTGCCGCCGCGGCGGGCGGCGCTCGGACTGCTCGGTGTGATCCTGTTCGTCGCGGTGCCCGACCTCGCGACGCTGTCGCCGCTACTGCAGCTTCAGGTCGTCCATCAGGGCGCCCTGTTCGGGCTGGCGGCGGTCGGGCTGAACCTCCTGTTGCGACACACGCGGCTCGTCTCGTTCGGCCACGCGGCCTTCTTCGGGACCGGCGCGTACGCCGCAGCGATACTGGCGACTCACTTCGACGTGACCAGCATGCTGCTGTTGCTGGCGGGGGCGACCCTGTTCGGGACGCTGATGGCCGGCGTCGTCGGCTACCTCTCGCTTCGCCACACCGGACTGTACTTCTCGCTGCTGACGCTCGCGTTCGGCCAGTTGCTGTACGCGGTCGTCATCGGGCAGGGGTACTTCGGCTCCAGCGACGGGCTCTCGGTGCGTCCCGGCGAGGCGAACCAGGCGCTGCTGTTCGGCGTCGAGTTCGGCTCGGAGGCGTACAGCGTCATCGTCTACTACCTGACCGTGCTGGTCGTGGTGGTCGGGCTGCTCGTGATGTGGCGGGTGATCAACTCCCCGTTCGGCAACGCGCTCGACGCCATCGGGCAGAACCGGACACGCGCGCGGTTCATCGGGATCCCGGTCCGGCGGTACGTGTTCGCCGCGTTCGTCCTCTCGGGGGTGTACGGCGGGCTCGCCGGCGGCATGTACGGGCTCGTCCAACAGCACGTCCGGCCGGAGTCGACGCTGTATTTCCTGCGCTCGGGCGACATCCTGTTCATGGCGATCCTCGGCGGGTTCCAGACGCTCGTCGGGCCGCTCGTCGGCGGCATCGTCCTCGTGTTCCTGCAGGACGTGGGCCGCGACGTGACGAGCTACTTCGACGCCCTGACCGGCGTCGTGCTCGTCGCGCTCGTGTTCGGCTTCCCGCGCGGCATCGTCGGGTCGCTGAAGCGCGGGAGCCCGTTCCGCGAGCGCCTCGGGCGGCTCGCGGCGGACCCGTCGCTTGCCGGGACGTGGCTTCGGGGGGCTGGAGACGCCGCCGTCGCAGCCGCGTATCGCGCGGGAGAGAACCTGCGGATCCTCCTGTTCGGGGTGAACTGA
- a CDS encoding branched-chain amino acid ABC transporter permease, which translates to MPVDLSNLLVHTLNGVQYGFILFLIASGLTVILGILDVLNLAHGELFAFGAYVAFSVFGYVTGAIAPPSGAGGLALFLAVSLGAAVLAALAVVPLGAAIEAVFLRRLYGRDEVYQLVFTFGLLLIIKDLNKLIWGPTPVRVQSVYSGINRIPVAELVGLNFPTYKLVIIGVGAVVVAGLFWFFDRTKTGRLIRATAIDREMATAIGVSTDRTFTLVFALGAFLAGFAGAIALPQSTANLAMGANPLVLSFVVIVIGGLGSLRGAFVAALLVGVLSRWAVWQYPPAELAAPFAIMILVLLVKPDGLFGTWGETA; encoded by the coding sequence ATGCCAGTAGACCTCTCGAACCTGCTCGTCCACACGCTCAACGGGGTCCAGTACGGATTTATCCTGTTCCTCATCGCCTCGGGGCTGACCGTCATCCTGGGGATCCTCGACGTGTTGAACCTCGCGCACGGGGAGCTGTTCGCGTTCGGCGCGTACGTCGCCTTCTCCGTGTTCGGCTACGTCACGGGTGCGATCGCGCCCCCCTCGGGGGCCGGCGGGCTCGCGCTGTTCCTCGCGGTGTCGCTGGGGGCGGCCGTGCTCGCCGCGCTCGCGGTCGTTCCGCTCGGGGCGGCCATAGAGGCGGTGTTCCTCAGACGGCTGTACGGCCGCGACGAGGTGTACCAGCTCGTGTTCACGTTCGGGCTCCTGTTGATTATCAAGGACCTGAACAAACTCATCTGGGGGCCGACGCCGGTTCGCGTGCAGTCCGTCTACAGCGGTATCAACCGGATCCCGGTGGCAGAGCTGGTCGGCCTCAACTTCCCGACATACAAGCTCGTCATCATCGGCGTCGGCGCGGTCGTCGTCGCGGGGCTGTTCTGGTTCTTCGACCGGACGAAGACCGGACGGCTCATCCGCGCGACCGCGATCGACCGGGAGATGGCGACCGCCATCGGCGTCAGCACCGACCGGACGTTCACGCTGGTGTTCGCGCTCGGCGCGTTCCTCGCCGGCTTCGCCGGCGCCATCGCGCTCCCGCAGAGCACCGCGAACCTCGCCATGGGGGCGAACCCGCTGGTGCTGTCGTTCGTCGTCATCGTCATCGGCGGGCTGGGCAGCCTCCGCGGGGCGTTCGTCGCCGCGTTGCTCGTCGGCGTCCTCAGCCGGTGGGCCGTCTGGCAGTACCCGCCCGCGGAGCTTGCGGCGCCGTTCGCGATCATGATCCTCGTCCTGCTCGTCAAGCCCGACGGACTGTTCGGAACCTGGGGTGAGACGGCGTGA
- a CDS encoding ABC transporter substrate-binding protein, producing the protein MTQDTPTDEDGGMNRRTMLAATGGTAVAAALAGCSTLLGDSGTQAQADDTDVPDEPIQAGLQTFTEGAAAVLGLQAQYGAELAVQRINDAGGIAGREMQLETVHEADAHIENYTQFVDEGKEVTFGPISSGGHAALAPEVESQGVVNVSTDGTVTTLYEETVDNPTYSFRFQNYDVMECVTAAREAVSRIGAENIDTIAGINPNYAFGQDEWKFFELAMNKLVDGGVESVYEGFPDLGATDMSTHITEINNVEPDVTFSSQWGGDVTTMMNQAAANDMFDNTQLVGTVLYSAVDELERDVVEAAEAVSGSRNWYWDFPNRSRWAPNGDTFSDAREEWDIVPTAHFMSGYGAVTAWATATAKLVDVIGGWPSQDQIARSLEGHGFYTPAGYHVMGTGHQGKSNAFSGRMEWSEDVGAAVLSDVNAYAPQEVSPPEGTTAEEWVNSW; encoded by the coding sequence ATGACTCAGGACACACCGACGGACGAAGACGGGGGAATGAACCGACGAACGATGCTCGCCGCGACCGGCGGAACGGCCGTTGCGGCCGCGTTGGCGGGATGTAGTACGTTGCTGGGTGACTCCGGGACCCAGGCCCAGGCCGACGACACGGACGTCCCGGACGAACCGATCCAGGCCGGGCTACAGACGTTCACCGAGGGAGCCGCCGCGGTTCTCGGGCTGCAGGCGCAGTACGGCGCCGAACTCGCCGTGCAGCGGATCAACGACGCCGGCGGCATCGCCGGGCGGGAGATGCAGCTGGAGACCGTTCACGAGGCCGACGCCCACATCGAGAACTACACGCAGTTCGTGGACGAGGGCAAGGAGGTCACCTTCGGCCCGATCTCCAGCGGCGGGCACGCGGCGTTGGCCCCGGAGGTCGAGTCGCAGGGCGTGGTGAACGTCTCCACCGACGGAACCGTCACGACGCTGTACGAGGAGACCGTCGACAACCCGACCTACTCGTTCCGGTTCCAGAACTACGACGTCATGGAGTGTGTCACGGCCGCCCGCGAGGCCGTCTCGCGGATCGGCGCGGAGAACATCGACACCATCGCGGGCATCAACCCGAACTACGCGTTCGGACAGGACGAGTGGAAGTTCTTCGAGCTCGCGATGAACAAGCTGGTCGACGGCGGCGTCGAGTCGGTGTACGAGGGGTTCCCGGACCTGGGCGCGACGGACATGTCGACCCACATCACCGAGATCAACAACGTCGAGCCGGACGTGACGTTCTCCAGCCAGTGGGGCGGCGACGTGACGACGATGATGAACCAGGCGGCGGCCAACGACATGTTCGACAACACGCAGCTGGTCGGCACCGTCCTCTACAGCGCCGTCGACGAGCTCGAACGGGACGTCGTCGAGGCTGCCGAGGCCGTCTCCGGGTCGCGCAACTGGTACTGGGACTTCCCGAACCGTTCGCGCTGGGCGCCCAACGGGGACACCTTCTCGGATGCGCGCGAGGAGTGGGACATCGTCCCGACGGCCCACTTCATGAGCGGGTACGGCGCCGTCACCGCGTGGGCGACCGCGACCGCGAAGCTGGTCGACGTCATCGGCGGCTGGCCGAGTCAGGACCAGATCGCGCGCTCGCTGGAGGGCCACGGGTTCTACACGCCCGCCGGCTACCACGTCATGGGGACGGGCCATCAGGGGAAGTCGAACGCCTTCTCCGGGCGCATGGAGTGGTCCGAGGACGTCGGCGCCGCGGTGCTGTCGGACGTGAACGCCTACGCGCCCCAGGAGGTGTCGCCGCCGGAGGGAACGACCGCCGAGGAGTGGGTGAACAGTTGGTGA